The following are encoded together in the Glycine soja cultivar W05 chromosome 5, ASM419377v2, whole genome shotgun sequence genome:
- the LOC114411223 gene encoding uncharacterized protein LOC114411223, with translation MPDSKSTFHPALAVSNIKSHVPIILEMENVQYATWAELFKIHTQSHMVIDHIIPPQDGKQKAPPMEEEIELWLTLDATVLQWIYATISHDLLHTILEPDTTTMEAWNRLYDIFQDNKHSRVITLEYDFTHTTMEAFSSVSAYCQHLKSLSDQLKNVCFPVDNSRLVLQLVSGLTEPYKGVATLIRQSDPLPQFYQAQSMLVLEESGLKKAAQTSSSAMVVRDSDKS, from the coding sequence ATGCCTGACTCAAAATCTACCTTTCATCCTGCTCTTGCTGTATCCAACATCAAGAGTCATGTCCCAATCATTCTTGAGATGGAAAATGTCCAATACGCGACATGGGCTGaacttttcaaaattcacacacAATCCCATATGGTAATTGATCATATAATTCCTCCGCAGGATGGCAAGCAGAAGGCGCCACCAATGGAGGAGGAGATAGAACTCTGGTTAACACTAGACGCCACCGTTCTACAATGGATTTATGCCACCATTTCTCATGATCTTTTACATACTATTCTTGAACCCGACACCACGACAATGGAGGCTTGGAATAGGTTGTATGATATATTCCAAGATAACAAACACTCTCGTGTCATTACACTTGAGTATGATTTCACCCACACAACCATGGAGGCCTTTTCAAGTGTCTCTGCTTACTGTCAACATCTCAAGTCATTGTCGGATCAACTCAAGAACGTTTGCTTTCCAGTCGATAACAGTAGGTTGGTTCTGCAATTGGTGTCCGGTCTCACTGAACCCTACAAGGGAGTGGCCACACTCATCCGTCAAAGTGACCCCTTGCCTCAGTTTTATCAAGCGCAGTCGATGCTTGTTCTCGAAGAATCCGGCCTCAAGAAGGCGGCTCAGACCTCGTCCTCCGCCATGGTGGTTCGTGACTCGGATAAATCTTAA